TCCCGTGCCAAGTTGATTGCGATGCGCAAGCCATTCCGCAAATACCGGCGTTGCATGCCCGATATCCCAACGCGGGCGCTCGTTTTGATAAATATGATCCCAAAAATCAGGGTTATTGACCGTACCAGTCTGTAAATTCTTCGACATCAGATCAGATTAATTTACGCTCCTTTTTTTAAACTCGTCATTAATTTTGTTTAACTCAGCTTTCAACAAAGCGACCTCTTGCGCGAGTATTTTATTGCGTTCGGTTAGCGAAGAAATAACTACCGAAAAATGAATCATCATAAGTAATCCGAAACCAAGCGCCACTAAAAACAATAACGCCGGAGCGTATCCAACACCCAAAAGGTGAGCCAATTTATCCAACCCATTGCGCCATATTGATAATACGATCATAACTATCCCGGCCACTAACCACAGAAGCGCGTACCTTTCTTGTAGCTTTTTTCTACGTATCAGCTCGATTATAAAACCAATGATAAAAAGACTACCCACCACGGCGATAATCTGAATTCTAAAAATTTCAACTCCGGTATTTAATTCAGGCATATCTATACCTCGCGATTCTCACCTAACGTTGGTTTTGTTTTTTAAAAACGTTGACACCTATAGCCAGTAATACTTTGGCCATATAATAAACCGAAGACATCGAACCTATTGAGGAAGTACCACCTTGCCGTTCACGCATGACGACCGGCGTTTCGCAAATTTTAAACCCGCGTAAACCCAATACGATGACAGCTTCCGGTTCCGGATAATCGGATGGATATTCCTCGGCAAGCAACGCGATAGCCTGTTTATTATATGCGCGAAAGCCGGATGTATTATCCGTGATACGTTGGCCGATGATTGCCGAATTAACCCATTCAA
The sequence above is a segment of the bacterium genome. Coding sequences within it:
- a CDS encoding DUF2304 domain-containing protein translates to MPELNTGVEIFRIQIIAVVGSLFIIGFIIELIRRKKLQERYALLWLVAGIVMIVLSIWRNGLDKLAHLLGVGYAPALLFLVALGFGLLMMIHFSVVISSLTERNKILAQEVALLKAELNKINDEFKKRSVN